A single genomic interval of Fibrobacter sp. UWB13 harbors:
- a CDS encoding ATP-binding protein, whose product MARMFPIGMQSFSVIRENNAIYVDKTGLVYKLVKEGKVYFLARPRRFGKSLLISTLDCYLSGRKELFAGLAIDKLETEWKKHPVLRFDFSKMKYMNPGMLDELINLSLAEYEKVYGKGIDENSPSSRLNGLILRAEQKTGQKVVFLVDEYDAPLLDTLVDKDAFDQMRQKLRDFYSPLKSLDDHLKFIFITGITKFSQLSIFSELNNLKIISMVDDYAALCGITEEELRTQMNPEIEVMAQATGKTFEQVCAGLKRKYDGYHFSKKSPDVYNPFSLINALQDKDLTNYWFETGTPTYLMDWICKFGIDPELLKNGIAASADDFNVPTEGNGSPVPVLYQSGYLTIKGYDESQFLPYTLAYPNEEVAEGFTKGLLKYFSGKDSMAYNAVANTIINGFNSGDVASVMDAIKVYLSDIPYDAAKRDELLYSTLIFGVFRIATPFLVHCEQKSAGGRADIVLETKTAVYVIEFKLDGSIEDALAQIGSRGYLDPYRLHKTEQGLPKKLYKVAVNIDSKKRNIGDWKMVDG is encoded by the coding sequence ATGGCAAGAATGTTCCCTATAGGTATGCAGTCTTTCTCGGTTATCCGGGAGAATAATGCGATTTACGTTGATAAGACCGGTTTGGTGTATAAGCTGGTCAAGGAAGGCAAAGTCTATTTTCTGGCTCGCCCTCGGCGTTTTGGAAAATCGTTGCTTATCAGTACGCTAGACTGTTACCTTAGTGGTCGCAAGGAGTTGTTTGCTGGGCTTGCCATTGACAAGCTAGAAACGGAGTGGAAAAAACATCCAGTTTTAAGGTTCGATTTCAGCAAAATGAAATATATGAACCCCGGCATGCTGGATGAACTGATTAATCTCAGTCTTGCTGAATACGAAAAAGTTTACGGGAAAGGAATTGACGAGAATTCTCCAAGTTCCAGATTGAACGGACTCATATTGAGAGCCGAGCAAAAAACGGGGCAGAAGGTTGTTTTCCTTGTTGATGAATATGATGCTCCGCTTCTGGATACTCTTGTTGACAAAGATGCTTTTGACCAAATGCGTCAAAAATTACGCGACTTTTACAGCCCGCTCAAGAGTCTTGATGATCATCTTAAGTTCATATTCATTACGGGTATTACCAAGTTCAGCCAGTTGAGTATTTTTAGCGAACTCAATAACCTGAAAATCATCAGCATGGTCGATGATTATGCGGCTCTCTGTGGCATTACCGAAGAAGAACTGCGGACGCAGATGAATCCCGAAATTGAGGTGATGGCTCAAGCTACCGGCAAAACTTTTGAACAGGTGTGCGCGGGACTTAAGCGCAAGTATGACGGTTACCATTTTTCCAAAAAGTCGCCAGACGTATACAATCCGTTCAGTTTGATAAATGCATTGCAAGATAAAGATCTTACAAATTACTGGTTCGAAACGGGAACTCCGACATACCTCATGGATTGGATTTGCAAGTTTGGCATTGATCCGGAGCTTTTGAAAAACGGAATTGCCGCTTCTGCTGATGACTTTAATGTTCCGACAGAAGGGAATGGCAGCCCAGTTCCTGTGCTATACCAGAGCGGCTACCTGACTATTAAAGGTTATGACGAATCGCAGTTTTTGCCATACACGCTGGCATACCCGAACGAGGAAGTTGCAGAAGGCTTTACCAAGGGACTTTTAAAGTATTTTTCGGGCAAGGATTCTATGGCATATAACGCCGTTGCGAACACAATCATCAACGGATTTAATTCTGGCGATGTGGCTTCTGTGATGGATGCAATCAAGGTTTACTTGAGCGACATCCCTTACGATGCCGCAAAGCGGGATGAACTTCTCTATAGTACTTTAATTTTCGGGGTTTTCCGTATTGCGACTCCGTTTCTAGTCCATTGTGAACAGAAATCTGCTGGCGGTCGTGCCGATATAGTGTTGGAAACAAAGACTGCCGTATATGTTATTGAATTCAAGTTGGACGGTTCAATTGAAGATGCTTTGGCTCAAATTGGCAGCCGTGGTTACCTTGACCCGTACAGACTACATAAAACTGAACAAGGTTTACCGAAGAAACTATACAAAGTTGCCGTAAACATCGATTCAAAAAAACGGAATATCGGCGATTGGAAAATGGTGGATGGGTAA